The following proteins are co-located in the Leptospira weilii genome:
- a CDS encoding glycosyl hydrolase family 18 protein produces the protein MAHEQEDKYDIPEDLIKPLSFQKDSEPKHKILLYSFTWFLLSSLSFSLGIHLLKKGGSSFPGENVRVGSVGIIDEIRNLFPIHKTIDSSETEDSSSKSESNSSFFSFGKDNDASGTEETLLSKADENSNFRASTWFSDYEAMKKTVHLYNEIHPFIYGMKGRETNNGDLYSSWGSSQKHERVAELRKLNPNVKIIPTIFRWENKYEKISENIGMKGRNDIRDKHLANILYELDTYGYDGIDIDYEGMSCEKKEKFEEFIVILSQEIHKRGKILSVAVHPKTPAKRESMKVCKGLKDKIKMDYAENWRGPMTHDYAFLAKYADRIKIMAYELHPRKYRNPGPGPQAPNTWIKSIIEYAKARVPSRQLYMAIPTYGYDWALNCNSKIKSVYYQDAVRKKGLGIHRQPTNIDQILANTKNSGSWTNLSKFSWVHTGKTYEDPSIWYKSEGCDRVAFYMNRKAFEDKMNLLRQYDLGGFSFWQLISDNDPGINDYLELLVSNKLPPVEKVRDPVQDPTAEQTVPEEAKMDRQHHSEKFVRKQG, from the coding sequence ATGGCACACGAACAAGAAGACAAATACGATATTCCCGAAGACTTGATAAAACCGCTTTCCTTTCAAAAAGATTCAGAACCTAAGCATAAGATCTTACTTTACTCCTTTACTTGGTTTTTATTGTCCTCACTTTCCTTTTCCTTAGGGATTCATCTTCTCAAAAAGGGTGGTTCCTCTTTTCCAGGGGAAAACGTTCGCGTGGGTTCTGTCGGAATCATAGACGAAATTCGAAATCTCTTCCCGATCCATAAAACAATAGATTCTTCCGAAACGGAAGATTCGTCTTCAAAATCGGAATCCAATTCGAGTTTCTTCTCATTTGGAAAAGACAATGATGCATCCGGGACTGAAGAAACTCTATTGTCAAAAGCGGATGAGAATTCTAATTTCCGCGCTTCCACTTGGTTTTCGGATTACGAAGCTATGAAGAAGACCGTACATCTTTACAATGAAATCCACCCGTTTATTTACGGAATGAAAGGTCGTGAAACAAACAACGGGGATCTTTATTCCAGTTGGGGAAGTTCTCAAAAACACGAACGTGTCGCAGAGTTACGTAAACTCAATCCGAACGTCAAGATCATTCCTACCATCTTTCGCTGGGAAAATAAGTACGAAAAAATTTCCGAAAACATCGGAATGAAGGGCCGCAACGATATTCGTGATAAACACCTCGCCAATATTCTTTACGAGCTGGATACATATGGTTACGACGGGATCGATATTGATTACGAAGGAATGAGCTGCGAGAAAAAAGAAAAATTCGAAGAATTCATTGTAATTCTTTCTCAGGAAATCCATAAACGCGGAAAAATTCTCTCCGTTGCAGTTCATCCGAAAACTCCGGCCAAAAGAGAATCCATGAAAGTCTGCAAAGGTCTAAAAGATAAAATCAAAATGGATTATGCGGAAAATTGGAGAGGACCTATGACTCATGATTATGCCTTCCTTGCTAAATACGCAGATCGCATTAAGATTATGGCATATGAATTGCATCCTAGAAAATATAGAAATCCGGGTCCGGGTCCGCAAGCACCAAACACCTGGATCAAAAGTATTATCGAATATGCGAAAGCAAGAGTTCCGTCTCGTCAGTTGTATATGGCCATTCCTACTTATGGATACGATTGGGCTTTAAATTGTAACTCGAAGATCAAATCGGTTTATTATCAGGATGCCGTTCGCAAAAAAGGACTGGGAATCCATAGACAACCGACTAATATCGATCAGATTCTTGCAAACACTAAGAATTCCGGCTCCTGGACCAATCTTTCCAAATTTTCCTGGGTTCATACTGGAAAAACTTATGAGGATCCAAGTATCTGGTATAAATCAGAAGGTTGTGATCGTGTCGCGTTTTATATGAACCGTAAAGCATTCGAAGATAAGATGAATCTTTTAAGACAGTACGATTTGGGCGGATTCTCTTTCTGGCAATTGATCAGTGATAACGATCCCGGAATCAACGATTACCTAGAATTATTGGTTTCTAATAAACTTCCTCCCGTGGAAAAAGTGAGAGATCCCGTACAAGATCCGACCGCAGAACAAACCGTTCCGGAAGAAGCAAAAATGGATCGTCAGCATCATTCGGAGAAATTTGTCAGAAAACAAGGTTGA